The Calliphora vicina chromosome 3, idCalVici1.1, whole genome shotgun sequence genome contains a region encoding:
- the phol gene encoding polycomb protein PHO translates to MMNGHNFALGSGSSAPIVNNLSLASAAMPVSHSATTSPLYFTHILPTSTTIIEQPYSTDLDEQIGSCTVGESFLIEEIIDECDEEGNIVVDRGEFFISGDSIQYYAVPESMPPQIIMQPSSSSSTDSLAAYTAECVVQGTEEILPDSSDANEVFDEYVTAQLNLETNQFDISSNHLMATSHIKMEHLDNSNPLVIKQEKSDDPNYTCKTNKERKEKMRLNEKLKKSQTTKRWKQTKVPIRITQDEFNVTLWSALNSEDEEDHEDNIGSELDHVAMKTEATSLESNEMLLRSRELELEEQRVNRLLMNESSSKVHVHEGLSPAEYVIVPDPFTGDIVEEEVETANESIIENIKTEETLLSTKSNDFSSNQDPGQLADEQRTEAEFQDSFIHAPTVFSNTLICPQPSPAVESTVKLKSIPTRNTMNASVKKSPCGTSHTALNTNSATTSAPAPPYTTAAAASGTVTVFRCTFRNCNKEFRNHSAMRKHSATHGPRGHVCAECGKSFVESSKLKRHQLVHTGEKPFECTFEGCGKRFSLDFNLRTHVRIHTGDRPYHCPVEGCHKCFAQSTNLKSHMLTHSKPKRKWPRPVNNKPLLARYGRLELGENPDLVYLETNEQYGPILDNS, encoded by the coding sequence ATGATGAATGGCCACAATTTTGCCCTGGGCTCTGGTAGCTCGGCACCCATTGTGAATAATTTGTCATTGGCATCGGCCGCAATGCCTGTATCACATAGTGCTACAACTTCACCTTTGTATTTCACACATATCTTACCAACTAGTACCACGATAATAGAACAGCCGTATTCTACGGACTTGGACGAGCAAATTGGCAGCTGTACGGTTGGCGAAAGTTTTCTCATAGAGGAAATCATCGATGAATGTGATGAAGAGGGTAACATAGTTGTAGATCGGGGGGAATTCTTTATATCCGGTGATAGTATACAATACTATGCAGTTCCTGAATCGATGCCGCCACAAATAATAATGCAACCTTCAAGTTCGTCATCAACAGACTCCCTAGCAGCATATACGGCCGAATGTGTCGTGCAGGGAACTGAAGAAATATTACCAGACTCTTCGGATGCCAATGAAGTGTTTGATGAATATGTTACAGctcaattaaatttggaaaCTAATCAGTTTGATATATCGTCCAACCACCTGATGGCAACAAGTCATATTAAAATGGAACACTTGGACAACAGTAATCCACTGGTGATCAAACAGGAGAAGTCTGACGACCCCAATTATACGTGTAAAACAAATAaggaaagaaaagaaaagatgcgtttgaatgaaaaattaaaaaaatcacaaacaaCAAAACGCTGGAAACAAACAAAAGTGCCCATACGCATTACACAAGATGAATTCAATGTTACCTTGTGGTCTGCACTAAATTCGGAAGACGAAGAAGATCATGAGGATAATATTGGGAGTGAGCTCGATCATGTCGCAATGAAAACGGAGGCAACATCCTTAGAATCTAATGAAATGTTGTTGAGATCGAGAGAATTGGAATTGGAGGAGCAACGTGTCAATCGGCTTTTAATGAACGAATCTAGTAGTAAGGTACATGTACATGAGGGTCTATCACCGGCGGAATATGTTATAGTTCCCGATCCATTTACTGGCGACATTGTTGAAGAAGAAGTGGAGACGGCTAACGAGagtattattgaaaatataaaaaccgaaGAGACTCTGTTAAGCACTAAATCAAATGATTTTAGTTCAAATCAAGACCCAGGTCAGTTAGCTGATGAACAAAGAACGGAAGCCGAATTCCAAGACAGTTTTATACATGCTCCAACTGTCTTCAGCAACACATTAATATGTCCGCAGCCGTCACCAGCAGTAGAGTCTACGGTCAAACTGAAAAGTATACCTACGAGAAATACAATGAATGCGTCTGTAAAAAAATCTCCCTGTGGTACGTCTCACACAGCTCTAAATACAAACTCAGCAACAACATCTGCGCCTGCACCTCCCTATACTACAGCTGCTGCTGCTTCAGGGACTGTAACAGTTTTTCGCTGTACATTTCGAAACTGTAATAAAGAGTTTCGCAATCATTCAGCCATGCGTAAACACTCCGCTACACATGGTCCACGAGGTCATGTTTGTGCTGAGTGTGGTAAATCATTCGTAGAAAGTTCAAAATTAAAACGGCATCAATTGGTACATACGGGAGAAAAACCGTTTGAGTGTACTTTTGAAGGTTGTGGCAAAAGGTTTTCCCTTGATTTCAACTTGCGTACCCACGTTCGAATACATACGGGCGATCGACCCTACCACTGTCCGGTCGAAGGTTGCCACAAGTGTTTTGCCCAGTCAACCAATCTCAAGAGTCACATGTTGACCCATTCAAAACCTAAACGTAAGTGGCCCAGGCCAGTCAACAATAAGCCCTTGCTAGCTCGTTATGGTCGCCTCGAGTTGGGCGAAAATCCTGATTTGGTGTATTTGGAAACTAATGAACAATACGGCCCCATTTTAGATAATtcataa
- the LOC135955111 gene encoding uncharacterized protein LOC135955111 gives MSAIKSEYTYWQDAGRSEKITKLLDIGLLADCKFVVGPEDATAETIIGHKVMFILESPVLERMLTGNFVEAEKDKEIRITDVDPNDFKNFRYLVYNNDSSNLSKFTFEEIMNLYRVSDKYMSLSICQKCINFLKSSLKGLPLDRLITLFDFACGLEDKHLQAAIEMCISNCREVLMGDKLNELSSKVFYDYVLFVSKLPTPPKPIIIFNAIDSYFKHNRLMGKYENETNMDKNADLKDKNDVDNIHSFKRMLLNLVKFDAMLPEEFISGTEQSDLLEAQIKFDILSSLCTQDVEEPQDMPLNYGF, from the exons atGTCTGCAATAAAATCAGAGTACACTTATTGGCAAGATGCAGG GCGATCTGAAAAAATTACGAAACTTCTGGATATCGGATTATTAGCCGACTGCAAGTTTGTTGTGGGACCAGAAGACGCAACGGCTGAAACAATAATAGGTCATAAAGTAATGTTTATTTTGGAATCGCCAGTATTAGAACGAATGCTAACAGGCAACTTTGTCGAAGCAGAAAAAGACAAAGAAATACGCATTACTGATGTGGACCCGAACGACTTTAAAAACTTCCGTTATTTGGTTTACAATAATGATTCATCAAATCTTTCAAAGTTTACTTTTGAAGAAATTATGAATTTGTATCGTGTATCCGACAAATATATGAGCCTATCAATTTGTCAAAAAtgcataaattttttgaaatcgtcaTTAAAAGGTTTACCTTTAGATCGATTAATAACATTATTCGATTTCGCATGTGGCCTAGAGGACAAACATTTACAAGCTGCTATTGAGATG tgtatTTCTAATTGCCGAGAAGTTTTAATGGGCGATAAACTTAATGAATTGTCTTCGAAAGTATTTTACGACTATGTCCTTTTTGTAAGTAAATTGCCTACGCCTCCAAAACCTATTATTATATTCAATGCAATTGattcatattttaaacataaccGTTTAATGGGAAAGTATGAGAATGAAACCAACATGGATAAGAATGCGGACTTGAAAGACAAGAATGATGTAGAtaatattcattcatttaaaagaatgcttttaaatttagtaaaatttgatGCAATGTTGCCTGAGGAGTTTATTTCTGGAACAGAACAATCTGACTTACTTGAAGCTCAAATCAAGTTTGATATACTTTCCTCTTTGTGTACTCAAGATGTTGAAGAACCGCAAGATATGCCTCTTAATTACGGTTTTTAG
- the LOC135953983 gene encoding SAC3 domain-containing protein 1, translated as MPNFVQGVCEDFCPEAEFKLRTREKLLNFFEYKNGQKHVPGTLVKCFARSAAGIKTPKSKDMRTERCLQRCTEYLLKDIVLDKRKSFNHVYDFIFDRLRAVRQEIVMQNYNAKQTIKLLQPMIMFLSYSRYKLCEEAVDNFDPKICEQHLQECLKRALVCYDEISLDDLKLIDIYNRAFLEALYQIFNLGSLDALKRCLTLPEEIRSNTLFSLVFKISLSYMQGNYYRVLTGLQTLPHILCAIGSLKLPILRRNLYEIFSNAYSSKQLLVPVEFVLRLTAHANYNELYEDCKYYNIKVLTDKLQLNFQKNDFNSKTTILKCRHEHFVDVKLKNIYLPEVLLMKKM; from the exons ATGCCGAATTTTGTGCAAGGTGTTTGTGAGGACTTTTGTCCTGAAGCTGAGTTTAAATT AAGAACCCgcgaaaaactattaaatttctttgaatataaaaatggcCAAAAACATGTACCTGGTACGTTGGTTAAGTGTTTTGCCCGATCTGCAGCAGGTATAAAAACACCTAAGTCAAAGGATATGAGAACCGAAAGATGCTTACAACGTTGCACAGAATATTTGTTAAAGGA CATTGTACTGGATAAACGGAAATCATTTAATCACGTTTACGATTTTATATTCGACCGTTTAAGAGCAGTACGACAAGAGATtgttatgcaaaattataatgCAAAGCAGACTATTAAGCTATTACAGCCCATGATAATGTTTCTAAGCTACAGTCGATATAAGTTGTGTGAGGAAGCCGTTGATAATTTCGATCCCAAAATATGTGAACAACATCTACAAGAGTGCCTAAAAAGGGCATTAGTATGTTACGATGAAATATCTCTCGATGATTTAAAACTAATTGATATATATAATCGCGCTTTTCTGGAAGCTTTATATCAAATATTCAATTTAGGCTCATTGGATGCGTTAAAGAGGTGCCTCACCTTGCCTGAGGAAATAAG ATCTAACACACTATTTTCTTTGGTGTTTAAAATATCTTTGAGCTACATGCAAGGTAACTACTATCGCGTTTTAACTGGTCTTCAAACACTTCCTCATATACTGTGTGCAATTGGCTCATTAAAATTACCTATTCTAAGAAG aaatcttTACGAGATATTTTCAAATGCTTACAGCAGTAAACAACTCTTAGTACCAGTTGAATTCGTACTACGTCTTACTGCGCATGCCAACTACAATGAACTTTATGAAGATTGTAAATACTACAATATCAAGGTGCTGACTGATAAATTacaattgaattttcaaaaaaatgattttaattccAAAACAACCATATTGAAGTGTAGGCACGAACATTTTGTTGATGTTAAATTGAAGAATATTTATTTGCCTGAAGTTTTGTTAATgaagaaaatgtaa